Genomic window (Theileria annulata chromosome 4, complete sequence, *** SEQUENCING IN PROGRESS ***):
TATAGTACAATAGCTAGGATTAAGTCCAAGGATGGTGATAAATATTTGGTTGTCCTaatggataataatatgttcacACTATTCAAACAAGAGTCTGGTAAGAATAAGCCTTGGGAAGATATAACCAACGATGTGCATGATGTTACTAAGCTTAAATTCCTCACTGACAATGATTCTCCTCTCACCACATCGGACTACGAGGTTACCTTCGTCTTCCTCTCCTACACCTACATATTCAACAGTGGTGTCAGCTGTAAGAAGGTAAAGCTAGGTGATGATGAGGTTTGGACTCATGATGATGATCCCAAATTTGCTGAAATAAACTCACTTTCTCTGGATCTTCTTACAAACACTTTCAGTGTCATGAACTCATCAGATCAGACTAAGGAACTGGATTTTAAACCTACTAGTACTCCTACCACTCATAGTAATGGAACTCCTTCAAGTGAAACAAGTTCATCTTGAACAAAGCCTGCATCTACTAACGGTAGTTAGCCACCTACATCACAATCATTAACACCAGCTAAATTCACACATATATATCTGATCCTCAATCAGGATCTATTACCAAATGTAGTCTTCAAATTTGATATTTGGGATAACTAAAACATACACAcattgtaaaataactgTCATACACTcactattttaattcacACACACACTTTCATTCACTTCCACATTCATTATAACATTGCTTAATGTTTTacctaaattatttattagattcaAACTATTGAAGATAGTTAGTTTATAAGTGATGGTATTGTATTATTTGGTAGTGTATTATTGATTAGTTATTTGTTAATTgttagttaattttatataatttttgtttagAACAAAGGTTACCAAGGTGTTAATCAGTTAGAGCTAGGTTTTTATCAGTTAGAGTTGTATGTAcataatgttattttagttataaGTTTCTGTtactatatttatatgtaTCACAGTTGTACGTGTAGTGTCATGGAGTTATTAATAGGATATTGAGGTTAGATTGACTATTTTTGtgatattaatttaatataaataatatacattgaataatataatcaataaaagtaatttaaTACCATAAGTAtcttattatttgaataaataaattattaaacgAATAACTAAATTCTATACGAATTACTAGTATGTATTAGTTATAATATCGATttttattgaattattaatttagatttGTATCAAAAGAGACTGGTTAGGTATAATCATTATTctcaatattttaatttactaatttgttattaaattattattaatattgatatttcAATATATATCCTTCCCCATTGGTATATTATCTGACCAAAATGTGAGAATTTGttgaatttttaacatGAATGAAAAAATGGACTATAACcgtaaatttattattttatattacattctTAAATCAGTGGAATTATGTAGAATCTCATCCAACTTCGTCAAGTAGAGGTATTCCATCTGCGGATGGTAATCCTACTAGAGGTCAAACCTCTACTACTAAATCAAGTTCAACAACACCTGAAATAGGTACTGGTACTAAGGTAAAACCTTCATCTCACCCAGCAAGTAGTGGCTCTAGAAGTACTCCTACTACTACAACAAGTGGTTGTACTCAACCATCTAGAGCAGGTTCTACAATTCCTGCCAAAACTCAACCAGCAAAACCTACATCTACTCCTACTAGTGGAAGTACTACTCCAACTAGTCAATCGAGTAGTGGCACTGGAAAAAGTCAACAAAGGCAATCAATAACATCCACTAATCCTGGTAATGAGGGAACACTAGTGACCCTTGACATCAGTAAGTCTAAGGATACCAATCAACTAGATTACAAGAAGGATGGTAATTTTAGAACATACACTCCTAAGCCAAATCATCTATTCACCAAGATAGTAAAGAAAGACCTTGATCTATGGAATGCCAAACCGGAGGATCACGGACTAAAGGCAGTACTCATGGGTTCCAAAAAAGAACCCAAATACCTAGCCCTTCTGCTACAAAGTGGTAACTTCTTACTACTATATAAGTCTGGTAAGAATAAGCCTTGGCAAGATATCACTAGTCAGAGACATGATGTTTCTTTGCTTAAGTTCCTTGGTGAGAATGACACTGTGCTTACGTCCTCTGACTACAAGGTTGATTTAGTAGATCTATTATTTACTTACACATTCAATTCTGGAGTTAACTGTAATAAGATCACATACGATGATACTCCAGTCTGGACTCACACTGATGATAAAAGCTTTCAATCCTTAAAGTCAATTGCTTTAGATCTTCCATCAAACCAATTTAGTGTCACAAATActtctaataataaaaaagaaCTAACTACCAAAGTTGCCCTTGACATCAATACTACTCAGTCCACTAATGAGTTTGACTATACTGATAAGAATGGAGTTGTTACATATACTACTAAGGATAACCATGTGTTCAGTAAGGTATTCAAGAAACGGATCATTCGGAATCTTGTTATCTGGGAATCTAAGGATAATCTCTATGCTAGGTTAGCTAGCATTAGGTTTACCAAGGGTATTAACACTTTGGATTCCAAGAGTGGTATACTAGCCTTACTCCTGACTAACAATACATTCACACTATTCCATCACTTCGCTGGTACTTGGACCAATATCACTTCTAATAGACATGATGTCACTAAACTGAAGTTCCTTGGTGAGAGCGATAATGAACTCAAATCTACTGATTACTCAGTAACCATTGTGTTTCTATCTTATGAAATCACTTTCAATGATGGTGTCAAGTGTAAGAAGATCATATATGATAATAACATGCTATGGTCACACACTGACAACTCTAAGTTTTCATCATTAaagtcattttcattaGGACTTGTTTCAAACAATTTCTATGTCATCAATAACGAAAATGAATCAAAAAAACTAGAATTCAAACCTGCTCCTATAACTGCAGCTGTAACAACACTAGAGTCTGTTACCAAGCCAGCAGAACCAACAAAGATAACTCTTGATATCCAGAATAGTCAGTCCACCAGTCAGTACGACTATACTGACAAGAATGGAGTGGTTACATTCATTCCTAATGATGGACATGTGTTCAGTAAGGTATCTCAAGGTACCAAGGTTGTTTGGCAATCTAAGGATGATGTCAATGGTACATTGGTAAGGATTAAG
Coding sequences:
- a CDS encoding SfiI-subtelomeric fragment related protein family member, putative (Tap579b07.q1c.C.cand.158 - score = 49.60;~SMART pfam:DUF529 (PF04385) at aa 145-286, E()=4.30e-73; 329-478, E()=1.10e-59; 543-681, E()=2.50e-74;~Signal peptide predicted for TA09775 by SignalP 2.0 HMM (Signal peptide probability 0.875, signal anchor probability 0.000) with cleavage site probability 0.791 between residues 25 and 26), with the protein product MKKWTITVNLLFYITFLNQWNYVESHPTSSSRGIPSADGNPTRGQTSTTKSSSTTPEIGTGTKVKPSSHPASSGSRSTPTTTTSGCTQPSRAGSTIPAKTQPAKPTSTPTSGSTTPTSQSSSGTGKSQQRQSITSTNPGNEGTLVTLDISKSKDTNQLDYKKDGNFRTYTPKPNHLFTKIVKKDLDLWNAKPEDHGLKAVLMGSKKEPKYLALLLQSGNFLLLYKSGKNKPWQDITSQRHDVSLLKFLGENDTVLTSSDYKVDLVDLLFTYTFNSGVNCNKITYDDTPVWTHTDDKSFQSLKSIALDLPSNQFSVTNTSNNKKELTTKVALDINTTQSTNEFDYTDKNGVVTYTTKDNHVFSKVFKKRIIRNLVIWESKDNLYARLASIRFTKGINTLDSKSGILALLLTNNTFTLFHHFAGTWTNITSNRHDVTKLKFLGESDNELKSTDYSVTIVFLSYEITFNDGVKCKKIIYDNNMLWSHTDNSKFSSLKSFSLGLVSNNFYVINNENESKKLEFKPAPITAAVTTLESVTKPAEPTKITLDIQNSQSTSQYDYTDKNGVVTFIPNDGHVFSKVSQGTKVVWQSKDDVNGTLVRIKVTKNFKYLVVLLTNNMFTLFKLDGNNWTNITSNRHDVSKLKFFGESDNELKSTDYSVTIVFLSYEITFNDGVKCKKITYSNNLLWRPTDDPKFGEIKSLSLGLSKDKFFLKNQFDGLKKIEKDFKHITTPASQSRSGKPANTPPSGATEPPKTSSATPASHPARSGSKSTPTTQQKGDGTQPSRTS